The following coding sequences are from one bacterium window:
- a CDS encoding cytochrome b N-terminal domain-containing protein, which yields MLARAAEWIGERWPVAALRSLLLDERIPGGARYAYSTGALVLAVFGVQAATGLAQLLFYAPTVDHAYDSVCFLRTRVAFGWLIHGLHFWGATAMVALVLAHLATGFLWGAYKRPRELTWLAGCGLLAVVLGFAFTGGPLQWDQKGYWAAQVGTSVAGSVPLVGGVQKLLLRGGESMGQLTLTRFFALHVLVLPALLLGLAAVHVVAMRRFGLSGPWDEGRRAPDGPFWPDQVFKDAVAISLALLALVALAALAPPGYAGPADTLDVAYVPKPDWEFLFLYQSLKYFSGPLEPLGTVGVPAALAALLLLLPFVDRRPERNPLRRPLALAAGVALAATLTALSVAGHRSPGFAGTAAADAGAVWLPAAGAGSSATAAAGGAAPGRAAAIIGNAERGAQLFAADCAGCHGPRGARGVSNPGAADGTVPTLAPIDPALRDPDPARFAEHIDTFIQHGSVPEGRAPAISMPAFGDANALTQPAIANLEAYLLGLNGVDRGRIVEPGMEPRTFLLLVAAAYALIALVAGGARQKLADAAAAGPQGGARP from the coding sequence ATGCTCGCGCGGGCGGCGGAATGGATCGGGGAGCGCTGGCCGGTGGCGGCGCTGCGCTCGCTCCTGCTGGACGAGCGCATCCCCGGCGGCGCCAGGTACGCGTACAGCACCGGCGCGCTGGTCCTGGCCGTGTTCGGCGTCCAGGCGGCCACGGGGCTGGCGCAACTGCTGTTCTACGCGCCGACGGTGGACCACGCCTACGACAGCGTCTGCTTCCTGCGCACGCGCGTCGCCTTCGGCTGGCTGATCCACGGGCTGCACTTCTGGGGCGCGACCGCGATGGTCGCCCTCGTGCTCGCGCACCTGGCGACCGGCTTCCTCTGGGGCGCCTACAAGCGGCCACGCGAGCTGACGTGGCTCGCCGGCTGCGGGCTTCTCGCCGTCGTCCTCGGCTTCGCCTTCACGGGCGGCCCCCTGCAGTGGGACCAGAAGGGCTACTGGGCCGCGCAGGTGGGGACAAGCGTCGCGGGGAGCGTGCCGCTCGTGGGCGGCGTCCAGAAGCTGCTGCTGCGCGGCGGCGAATCGATGGGGCAACTCACGCTGACGCGCTTTTTCGCGCTGCACGTGCTCGTGCTCCCGGCGCTGCTGCTCGGGCTGGCCGCGGTCCACGTCGTCGCGATGCGCCGCTTCGGGCTCTCCGGCCCCTGGGACGAGGGCCGCCGCGCGCCCGACGGCCCCTTCTGGCCCGACCAGGTCTTCAAGGACGCGGTCGCGATCTCGCTGGCGCTGCTGGCGCTCGTCGCGCTCGCGGCCCTCGCCCCTCCCGGCTATGCGGGGCCCGCCGACACGCTGGACGTCGCCTACGTGCCGAAGCCGGACTGGGAGTTTCTCTTCCTCTACCAGAGCCTGAAGTACTTCAGCGGGCCGCTCGAGCCGCTCGGCACCGTCGGCGTGCCCGCCGCCCTCGCGGCCCTGCTCCTGCTGCTCCCCTTCGTCGACCGCCGGCCCGAGCGCAATCCGCTGCGCCGCCCGCTCGCGCTGGCCGCGGGGGTGGCGCTCGCCGCGACGCTGACGGCCCTGAGCGTCGCGGGACACCGCAGCCCGGGCTTCGCCGGGACCGCGGCGGCCGACGCGGGCGCGGTCTGGCTCCCCGCCGCTGGCGCCGGGTCCTCCGCCACTGCGGCGGCTGGCGGCGCCGCACCAGGGCGGGCCGCCGCCATCATCGGCAACGCCGAGCGGGGCGCGCAGCTCTTCGCGGCGGACTGCGCGGGCTGCCACGGCCCGCGGGGCGCGCGCGGCGTATCGAACCCCGGGGCCGCCGACGGCACCGTCCCCACGCTCGCCCCCATCGACCCGGCACTGCGCGACCCCGACCCCGCACGCTTCGCCGAGCACATCGACACCTTCATTCAGCACGGGTCGGTGCCGGAGGGCCGCGCGCCCGCGATCTCCATGCCGGCGTTCGGTGATGCCAATGCGCTGACGCAGCCGGCGATCGCAAACCTCGAGGCCTACCTGCTCGGCCTCAACGGCGTGGACCGCGGCCGGATCGTCGAGCCGGGGATGGAGCCGCGCACGTTCCTGCTGCTCGTCGCCGCAGCCTACGCGCTGATCGCGCTCGTGGCCGGCGGCGCGCGCCAGAAGCTCGCGGATGCGGCCGCCGCCGGGCCGCAGGGAGGAGCGCGACCGTGA
- a CDS encoding NADH-quinone oxidoreductase subunit N, which yields MSRADLAALLPLLITALAPVALLVVIAAARSHGVALALTVFAVGEALAAIPGALAAAPRRVGPLLVVDGIALFAAGLVLAATLAVALLAQRQLRREERPEEFYLLLLLAAAGAQVLAAAAHVASLVLGLELLSTALYPLIAYRRPGPRGVEAGLKYLVLAVVAIATLLFGAALLYFEWGTLQLAALAAAFARGPVPPLATAGLALIVVGAGFKLSLVPMHLWAPDVFAAAPEPVSAFIATASKGAVAVLLLRLAAPDGAMTPPPVAALLATLAVLSMLGGNLVALRQRDPRRMLAGSSIAHMGYLLVAVLAAGPRRVEAAAFYLVAYAAATLAAFGALALLRRRADGRAAGTELEGLARRRPFLASVLAIALLSLAGLPLTGGFIGKVYLIGAGVEAGLSAPVAALIAGSVLGLFYYVRPIVAMLAAPEAQVRHTSAAPPHGYAVLAALAAVLLWLGTAPAPLQGLLRALGPAGF from the coding sequence ATGAGCCGCGCCGACCTCGCCGCACTGCTGCCGCTGCTCATCACGGCGCTGGCCCCGGTCGCCCTGCTGGTCGTCATCGCCGCGGCCCGCAGCCACGGGGTGGCGCTGGCCCTGACCGTCTTCGCCGTCGGCGAGGCGCTCGCCGCGATCCCCGGGGCGCTGGCGGCGGCGCCGCGGCGCGTGGGGCCGCTGCTCGTGGTGGACGGCATCGCCCTCTTCGCGGCCGGATTGGTCCTCGCGGCCACGCTGGCCGTGGCGCTCCTCGCGCAGCGACAGCTGCGGCGCGAGGAGCGGCCGGAGGAATTCTACCTGCTCCTGCTGCTCGCCGCAGCAGGCGCCCAGGTGCTCGCGGCCGCGGCGCACGTGGCCTCGCTCGTGCTGGGCCTGGAACTGCTCAGCACGGCCCTCTACCCGCTCATCGCCTACCGCCGCCCAGGCCCCCGAGGCGTGGAGGCAGGGCTGAAGTACCTGGTACTCGCGGTGGTGGCCATCGCGACGCTGCTCTTCGGCGCGGCCCTGCTGTACTTCGAGTGGGGGACCCTCCAGCTCGCGGCCCTCGCCGCGGCGTTCGCTCGCGGCCCCGTGCCGCCGCTGGCGACCGCCGGGCTGGCCCTCATCGTGGTCGGCGCCGGCTTCAAGCTCTCGCTCGTGCCGATGCACCTCTGGGCGCCCGATGTCTTCGCCGCAGCCCCCGAGCCGGTCTCCGCCTTCATCGCGACGGCCTCGAAGGGCGCCGTGGCCGTGCTGCTCCTGCGCCTCGCGGCGCCCGACGGCGCGATGACGCCGCCGCCGGTCGCCGCCCTGCTCGCGACGCTCGCCGTGCTCTCGATGCTCGGCGGGAACCTCGTCGCGCTCCGCCAGCGCGATCCGCGGCGCATGCTCGCCGGCTCGTCGATCGCGCACATGGGCTACCTGCTCGTGGCGGTGCTGGCCGCCGGTCCCCGCCGCGTCGAGGCCGCGGCGTTCTACCTCGTCGCGTACGCCGCGGCGACGCTGGCGGCCTTCGGCGCCCTCGCGCTGCTTCGCCGCCGCGCGGACGGACGCGCCGCTGGGACCGAGCTGGAGGGCCTTGCGCGGCGGCGGCCGTTCCTCGCGTCCGTCCTCGCCATCGCGCTGCTGTCGCTGGCGGGCCTGCCGCTGACCGGGGGCTTCATCGGGAAGGTCTACCTCATCGGCGCCGGCGTCGAGGCCGGCCTGAGCGCGCCGGTCGCCGCGCTCATCGCCGGCAGCGTCCTCGGCCTGTTCTACTACGTGCGGCCGATCGTGGCGATGCTCGCCGCGCCGGAGGCTCAAGTGCGCCACACCTCTGCCGCACCCCCGCACGGCTACGCGGTGCTCGCGGCACTCGCCGCCGTACTCCTCTGGCTCGGGACGGCCCCGGCGCCGCTGCAGGGCCTGCTCCGCGCGCTCGGGCCGGCGGGCTTCTGA
- the zwf gene encoding glucose-6-phosphate dehydrogenase, translating into MTTQPADAFVFFGATGDLAAKKILPALLSLVRRGRLAVPIVGVAKEDWDRARFLGHARDALERQGALDEAAFQRLASLVGYIGGDYRDRATFEALRAALGAAQRPLYYLAIPPSMFEPVLAGLSAAGCTAGARVVVEKPFGRDLASARELGARLAPIFPEAAVFRIDHYLGKEPVQNIFYTRFANAIFEPIWNRDHIAAVQITMAEEFGVEGRGAFYEEAGAVRDVLQNHLLAMVAHLAMDPPSGSSVEALRDEATRLLRAVRPLDPADAVRGQFRGYREERGVAPDSRVETFVAVRLFIDSWRWAGVPFLIRAGKRLPVTSTTVTVDFKRPPRETFGEAVPVSSNHLRLRLSPEVLIALGVRVKVPSERMEGKDVELVVCQNEGDALAPYERLIGDALAGDQTLFGTQARVEEQWRIVEPLLRAGTPPALYEPGSWGPPAAGALVPPGTSWHDPRASERERCGPDRAQAGDAGPGANTP; encoded by the coding sequence GTGACGACGCAGCCGGCCGACGCCTTCGTCTTCTTCGGGGCCACCGGGGACCTCGCGGCAAAGAAGATCCTCCCCGCGCTTCTCTCGCTCGTGCGCCGCGGGCGGCTGGCGGTCCCGATCGTCGGCGTGGCGAAGGAGGACTGGGACCGCGCACGGTTCCTCGGGCACGCCCGCGACGCCCTGGAGCGGCAGGGCGCGCTCGACGAGGCGGCGTTCCAGCGGCTCGCCTCGCTCGTTGGGTACATCGGCGGCGACTACCGCGACCGCGCGACGTTCGAGGCGCTGCGCGCGGCGCTCGGGGCGGCGCAGCGCCCGCTCTACTACCTGGCCATCCCGCCGTCCATGTTCGAGCCGGTGCTCGCCGGCCTCAGCGCGGCGGGCTGCACCGCCGGCGCGCGGGTCGTGGTCGAGAAGCCGTTCGGCCGCGACCTGGCCTCGGCGCGCGAGCTGGGCGCGCGCCTCGCGCCGATCTTCCCCGAGGCGGCCGTGTTCCGGATCGACCACTACCTCGGCAAGGAGCCGGTGCAGAACATCTTCTACACCCGCTTTGCCAACGCGATCTTCGAGCCGATCTGGAACCGCGACCACATCGCCGCCGTGCAGATCACGATGGCCGAGGAGTTCGGGGTCGAGGGCCGCGGCGCCTTCTACGAGGAGGCCGGGGCGGTCCGCGACGTGCTCCAGAACCACCTGCTGGCGATGGTCGCGCACCTGGCGATGGACCCGCCCAGCGGCTCCTCGGTCGAGGCGCTGCGCGACGAGGCGACCCGCCTGCTGCGGGCCGTGCGGCCGCTCGACCCGGCGGACGCCGTGCGCGGCCAGTTCCGGGGCTATCGCGAGGAGCGCGGCGTCGCCCCCGACTCGCGGGTCGAGACATTCGTCGCCGTGCGCCTGTTCATCGACTCGTGGCGCTGGGCCGGCGTGCCCTTCCTGATCCGTGCCGGCAAGCGCCTGCCCGTGACCTCGACGACGGTGACCGTCGATTTCAAGCGCCCGCCGCGCGAGACGTTCGGCGAGGCCGTGCCGGTCTCCTCGAACCACCTGCGGTTGCGCCTGAGCCCGGAGGTGCTCATCGCGCTCGGCGTGCGGGTCAAGGTCCCGAGCGAGCGCATGGAGGGCAAGGACGTCGAGCTGGTCGTGTGCCAGAACGAGGGCGACGCGCTGGCGCCGTACGAGCGGCTCATCGGGGACGCGCTCGCGGGGGACCAGACGCTGTTCGGCACCCAGGCGCGCGTGGAGGAGCAGTGGCGCATCGTCGAGCCGCTCCTGCGCGCCGGGACGCCGCCGGCCCTCTACGAGCCGGGCAGCTGGGGACCGCCCGCGGCCGGCGCGCTCGTCCCCCCGGGGACCTCGTGGCACGACCCGCGGGCGAGCGAGCGCGAGCGCTGCGGACCGGACCGGGCGCAGGCCGGGGATGCCGGCCCTGGGGCGAACACTCCATAG
- a CDS encoding OsmC family protein: MGRRSLKEIVATRIEHFTRRPEAAAYAPKVSSRHVRNLYTETRVREHLVKSDYGEAAGGENQAPNPIELLLTAFAACIEAAFFEFAEHEGLTVTSVEAQVEGSLDLRGLFMVGDVPAGFSEVRYVLRVVSPDDPSRVRALAEKVIEHCPVVDSLRKPTAVNGVVEVCGPAAG; the protein is encoded by the coding sequence ATGGGCAGGCGGAGCCTGAAGGAGATCGTCGCGACGCGGATCGAGCACTTCACGCGCAGGCCGGAGGCGGCCGCCTACGCGCCGAAGGTCAGCTCGCGGCACGTCCGCAACCTCTACACGGAGACCCGGGTGCGCGAGCACCTGGTGAAGTCGGACTACGGCGAGGCCGCGGGCGGCGAGAACCAGGCCCCGAACCCCATCGAGCTGCTGCTCACGGCGTTCGCCGCCTGCATCGAGGCGGCGTTCTTCGAGTTCGCCGAGCACGAGGGGCTCACGGTGACCTCCGTCGAGGCGCAGGTCGAGGGCTCACTCGACCTGCGCGGGCTCTTCATGGTCGGCGACGTTCCCGCCGGCTTCAGCGAGGTCAGGTACGTGCTGCGCGTCGTCAGCCCGGACGACCCATCGCGGGTCCGGGCGCTCGCCGAGAAGGTGATCGAGCACTGCCCGGTGGTCGACAGCCTCAGGAAGCCGACCGCGGTCAACGGCGTCGTCGAGGTCTGCGGGCCGGCGGCAGGCTAG
- a CDS encoding NADH-quinone oxidoreductase subunit M: MTLALLIVVPLAAGILALVPGGGRETRARVLALAAMLFDLGVSAAIWLRHFSGARPPDAGWLEEFDVPWIPAWDARLHLALDGASLALVALTALLGVAAVLASWREVRRLVPGFHACLLWALGGITAVFLARDLLLFVLAWELMLVPVYLLIALWGHEGRARAAVRFLLFTQAGGLLLLAAVLGLALAHERATGMLTFDAERLAATPLAPGLALVLLIGFLAAFLVKLPAIPLHTWLPEAHTQAPTAGSIVLAGLLLKTGAYGLLRFAIPLFPGAAAAVAPALMAAAVAGIFYGSVLAIGQRDLKRFIAYTSVSHMGFVLLGLFAGNDLARQGALVQMVCHGLGTGGLFLVAGALQERLGSRSFERLGGLWDEAPRLGGATLLLALAALGLPGLGTFLGEFLVLLGTARSSLPAAAAGAAGLVLSAVASLVLVQRALFGPAPERPRVADLGAREAATLAVMCGLLLGIGLHPGPLLDAARHGLATIAAPGSAPQPEPAPQPPAPEGTP; the protein is encoded by the coding sequence ATGACGCTCGCGCTGCTGATCGTCGTGCCGCTCGCCGCCGGCATCCTTGCCCTCGTTCCGGGCGGCGGGCGGGAAACGCGCGCCCGCGTGCTTGCCCTCGCCGCGATGCTCTTCGACCTCGGCGTGTCGGCCGCCATCTGGCTGCGCCACTTCTCCGGAGCGCGACCGCCGGACGCGGGGTGGCTGGAGGAGTTCGACGTCCCCTGGATTCCCGCCTGGGATGCGCGGCTGCACCTGGCCCTCGACGGCGCGAGCCTCGCGCTCGTGGCGCTGACCGCCCTGCTCGGCGTGGCGGCCGTGCTCGCCTCGTGGCGCGAGGTCCGGCGCCTGGTGCCGGGTTTTCACGCCTGCCTCCTCTGGGCGCTCGGCGGCATCACGGCCGTGTTCCTGGCGCGGGACCTGCTCCTCTTCGTCCTCGCCTGGGAGCTGATGCTGGTGCCCGTCTACCTGCTGATCGCGCTCTGGGGCCATGAGGGACGAGCGCGGGCCGCCGTCCGCTTCCTGCTCTTCACGCAAGCCGGCGGCCTGCTGCTGCTCGCGGCGGTCCTGGGCCTCGCCCTCGCCCACGAGCGCGCCACCGGCATGCTCACCTTCGACGCGGAGCGACTGGCGGCAACGCCGCTGGCCCCGGGCCTCGCGCTGGTGTTGCTGATCGGCTTTCTCGCCGCCTTCCTCGTGAAGCTCCCTGCGATCCCGCTGCACACGTGGCTGCCCGAGGCGCACACCCAGGCGCCGACCGCCGGGAGCATCGTCCTCGCCGGCTTGCTGCTCAAGACCGGCGCCTACGGACTGCTGCGGTTCGCCATCCCCCTCTTTCCCGGCGCCGCGGCCGCGGTCGCGCCGGCGCTCATGGCCGCGGCGGTCGCCGGCATCTTCTACGGGTCGGTGCTCGCCATCGGGCAGAGGGACCTCAAGCGCTTCATCGCCTACACGAGCGTGAGCCACATGGGCTTCGTGCTCCTCGGGCTCTTCGCCGGGAACGACCTCGCGCGCCAGGGGGCGCTCGTCCAGATGGTCTGCCACGGGCTCGGCACCGGCGGCCTCTTCCTCGTCGCGGGGGCGCTCCAGGAGCGGCTCGGCTCGCGCTCCTTCGAGCGGCTCGGCGGCCTCTGGGACGAGGCGCCGCGGCTCGGCGGCGCCACCCTCCTGCTCGCCCTGGCGGCGCTCGGGCTGCCGGGCCTCGGCACTTTTCTCGGCGAGTTCCTCGTGCTGCTGGGCACGGCGCGCTCGAGCCTGCCGGCGGCCGCCGCCGGCGCCGCCGGGCTCGTGCTCTCCGCGGTCGCCTCCCTGGTGCTCGTCCAGCGCGCGCTCTTCGGCCCGGCGCCGGAGCGGCCCCGCGTCGCCGACCTTGGCGCGCGCGAGGCCGCCACGCTCGCCGTGATGTGCGGGCTGCTGCTCGGCATCGGCCTCCATCCCGGGCCGCTCCTCGATGCCGCGCGGCACGGCCTGGCGACGATCGCCGCGCCGGGGAGCGCGCCGCAGCCCGAGCCTGCGCCGCAGCCGCCGGCGCCTGAGGGGACGCCATGA
- a CDS encoding ubiquinol-cytochrome c reductase iron-sulfur subunit: MPDPDLDFASRRRAFLRTTVGALSAAAAATLGLPIVRALFVAPPASGVAWSRVGPVDALGAGSPLEMKFETLGEDAFLRTPELRSVWAVRSGAGNIEVYSPVCPHLGCHYLWNPGSGRFECPCHASVFALDGRVLSGPAPRPLDTLEHRVDAGVLYVRWTQFRAGVARKTAV, translated from the coding sequence ATGCCCGATCCGGACCTCGACTTCGCCTCGCGCAGGCGCGCCTTCCTCCGCACGACGGTCGGCGCGCTCTCCGCGGCGGCCGCGGCCACGCTCGGCCTGCCCATCGTGCGCGCGCTCTTCGTCGCGCCGCCGGCGAGCGGCGTCGCGTGGTCGCGCGTCGGCCCGGTCGACGCGCTCGGGGCGGGATCACCGCTCGAGATGAAGTTCGAGACGCTCGGGGAGGACGCATTCCTCCGTACCCCGGAGCTGCGTTCCGTCTGGGCGGTGCGCTCGGGCGCCGGGAACATCGAGGTCTACTCGCCCGTCTGCCCGCACCTCGGCTGCCACTATCTCTGGAACCCCGGGAGCGGGCGCTTCGAATGCCCCTGCCACGCGAGCGTCTTCGCGCTCGACGGCCGGGTGCTCTCCGGCCCCGCGCCGCGGCCGCTGGACACCCTGGAGCACCGGGTGGACGCTGGCGTCCTCTACGTCCGCTGGACGCAGTTCCGCGCCGGCGTGGCGCGCAAGACGGCGGTCTAG